GTGTCCGGGAGGCCGAGGAGCTGTTGTGCCGGCCCTATCGGATGTCGGGGCCGGTGGTGACGGGCGCGGGGCGAGGGAAGTCGCTGGGGTTCCCTACCGCGAACATCCGGTTCACCCAGGAACTGGTTCCCCTTCCCGGGGTGTACATCGTGGAGGCGGAGATCGGGGGTGTCCTGCACCGGGCGGTCGCAAGCGTCGGGTTCAGCCCGACCTTCGGCGAGAATTCCCTGGGCGTCGAGGTCCACGTGATGGACTTTCATCGGGACCTCTACGGGGAGGAGATCGCCGTGCATTTCCGCGACCGCATCCGGGACGAGAGAAAATTCAAAACCGTCCAGGAGTTGGTGCGGCAGATCGAGAAAGATGTCCAGTATGCCCGGGAGGCGAAGCTGACCCTGCGGAAGGAGCCGGCCTGCGCGGAACGGAATCCCGCCGCCGCGGAGGGGTCCACGGCATGAAGGAAGGGCGCGCCGCCGCGTGGGCTGTGGCCGGGGTTCTCCTCCTGGCGTCATGCTCCGGGGACACGGGCCGGTCGTCCGTCAATCCGGCGGACGCCTCCCGGATGCAGCAGGGGTTCGTCACCGCCGTCGAGCGGGCGGTCCCCGCGGTGGTGAACATCCGGACGGTCGCCCGCTTTTCGCGGGGAGCCGCGAGCGCCGCTCCGGGGGGCCGTGCGACCATGCAGGATTATCTCGAGGAACTGATGGAAGAGCACGGAGGGTTTCGGGAGAACTCCCTCGGGTCCGGCGTCATCGTCGGCGAGGACGGGCTCATCGTCACGAACGAGCACGTCATCCGGGACGCCGACGAGATCGTCGTCCGGCTTTCCGACCGCGCCGAGTACCGGGCCAGGGTCGTCGGTGCCGATCCACGCACCGATGTCGCTCTTCTGAGGATCAAGCCGTCGCGCAAGCTCCCCGTGGCCGTTCTCGGGGATTCCTCGCGAATCAAGGTCGGGGAGTGGGCGATCGCGGTGGGGAACCCGTTCGGGCTCGAGAGCACCGTGACCCTCGGGGTAATCAGCGCCACCGGGCGCGTGGACCTGCCGGGGACCGACCCGACCGGCGACCTGATCCAGACCGACGCGTCGATCAACCCCGGGAATTCCGGCGGACCGCTTCTCAACACCCGGGGCGAAGTGGTGGGGATCAACACCGCGATGATGAGCGGGGGCCAGGGGATCGGGTTCGCGATCCCCATCAACACCGTTCTGGAGATCGAACGGGAACTGGCGAGGACCGGGACGATCCGGCGCGGCTGGCTCGGCGTCGGCCTTCAGCTCCTGACCCCCGAACTGGCGGAATCGTTCGGCGTCAAGGGCGAGAAAGGGGTGTTGATCAATCGTGTCTTTCCCGAAAGTCCGGCGGCGTCTGCGGGTCTCCGCGGGGGGGACATCGTGATCGCCTTCGGAGGGATGCGGGTGGCCGGGGTCAAGGAATTCCAGAAGGCGGTGGCGGGCATCTCCCCGGGCTCCCTGGCTGTCCTGGAGATCCTGCGCGGG
This DNA window, taken from Candidatus Deferrimicrobiaceae bacterium, encodes the following:
- a CDS encoding Do family serine endopeptidase gives rise to the protein MKEGRAAAWAVAGVLLLASCSGDTGRSSVNPADASRMQQGFVTAVERAVPAVVNIRTVARFSRGAASAAPGGRATMQDYLEELMEEHGGFRENSLGSGVIVGEDGLIVTNEHVIRDADEIVVRLSDRAEYRARVVGADPRTDVALLRIKPSRKLPVAVLGDSSRIKVGEWAIAVGNPFGLESTVTLGVISATGRVDLPGTDPTGDLIQTDASINPGNSGGPLLNTRGEVVGINTAMMSGGQGIGFAIPINTVLEIERELARTGTIRRGWLGVGLQLLTPELAESFGVKGEKGVLINRVFPESPAASAGLRGGDIVIAFGGMRVAGVKEFQKAVAGISPGSLAVLEILRGGKRMTLSVTLAEREPPAPPAVPRKPPMDTWGLSVKALSKGTARALGIPGGVEVREVDPSGVAGAGGVREGDILLRINRERVTGRDSYRRLLGRLPRGQMVSLLIDRDGGQVYLAFRHR